A genome region from Eurosta solidaginis isolate ZX-2024a chromosome 2, ASM4086904v1, whole genome shotgun sequence includes the following:
- the ninaD gene encoding protein croquemort isoform X1, producing MCCSCCGVLQQKIWLFLTATIFLASGLILVISWRDFATNYIYKILPLTAGSFIYDKWVETPIPVYLHIYLFNWTNPEQVRIKRVKPHFEEIGPFVYREEKIKEDVTWNSNKTVSFFGKRTWYFEPELSGAPIDVPITCPHIPSLAAAYTIRNKPRLVKFAFNRVLNNNGGALYATHTAGEWLFDAFYDELLDYAMKLNSSLSPPIDTNEFAWFLNRNGSKEFDGLFTIHTGQGNLRQMGEIKFWNGLNHTGYFDDECGRINGSTSDLWVPNRSHDEYITIYITDTCRIINLMPTAETKVAGIKAIKYETQPDTFDNGQRNTDMKCYCPKELQPNNCPATGATHMGSCTQDLPIFLSHPHFMYADESYAHKINGMEPNYDRHKFFITMEPKLGIPLQVNANVMVSLQVRNDSDITILHDINDFYAPLLTISSKAEVTDELASEIKRVLSLPAIGFWIGVGLISIGGIIGAIGIYLTATHNWYSEYKKT from the exons AtgtgttgtagttgttgtggtgTGCTTCAGCAAAAGATTTGGCTTTTTCTAACAGCCACAATATTTTTAGCGTCGGGGCTAATTTTGGTTATTTCTTGGCGAGATTTTGCCACAAATTATATCTACAAA ATTCTTCCACTCACTGCCGGTTCTTTTATTTACGACAAATGGGTAGAAACACCAATACCGGTGTACCTGCATATATACCTTTTTAACTGGACAAACCCTGAACAAGTGCGTATCAAGAGGGTGAAGCCACATTTCGAAGAAATTGGTCCATTTGTTTATagagaagaaaaaattaaagaagatGTAACATGGAATTCAAATAAAACTGTTTCTTTTTTTGGAAAACGAACATGGTATTTTGAACCGGAACTATCTGGTGCACCAATAGATGTTCCAATTACTTGTCCACACATTCCTTCCTTG GCCGCCGCTTACACAATACGCAATAAACCAAGACTCGTAAAATTTGCATTCAATCGTGTACTTAACAACAATGGCGGGGCATTATATGCAACACATACAGCCGGCGAATGGCTTTTTGATGCCTTCTATGACGAACTTTTAGATTATGCTATGAAACTGAATAGCTCGCTATCTCCACCTATTGATACCAATGAATTTGCGTGGTTTCTAAATCGTAACGGTTCTAAAGAGTTCGATGGTCTTTTCACCATACACACCGGCCAAGGTAACTTAAGACAAATGGGTGAAATTAAATTTTGGAACGGTTTAAATCACACCGGGTATTTTGATGATGAATGTGGACGTATAAACGGCAGTACGTCCGATTTGTGGGTGCCAAATCGTAGTCACGATGAatatattactatatatataaccgacaCATGCCGCATAATCAATCTGATGCCCACTGCTGAGACAAAAGTTGCAGGCATTAAAGCAATCAAATATGAAACCCAACCAGATACTTTTGATAATGGACAACGTAATACGGATATGAAATGTTATTGCCCAAAAGAATTACAACCCAACAATTGTCCTGCTACAGGCGCAACACATATGGGTTCATGCACTCAAGATCTTCCTATTTTTTTATCACATCCACattttatgtatgcggatgaGAGTTATGCCCATAAGATCAATGGTATGGAGCCAAATTATGATAGGCATAAATTTTTTATCACAATGGAACCAAAATTGGGCATACCGCTGCAGGTGAACGCAAATGTGATGGTTAGCTTGCAAGTGAGAAATGATAGCGATATCAC CATTCTACATGATATAAATGACTTCTACGCACCACTTCTTACTATATCCAGCAAAGCTGAAGTTACTGATGAGCTCGCAAGTGAAATAAAA CGTGTTTTAAGTTTGCCTGCTATTGGCTTTTGGATTGGAGTTGGACTTATATCTATTGGTGGCATCATTGGCGCGATCGGTATTTATTTAACAGCTACACATAATTGGTATAGCGAATATAAAAAGACTTAA
- the ninaD gene encoding protein croquemort isoform X2: MCCSCCGVLQQKIWLFLTATIFLASGLILVISWRDFATNYIYKILPLTAGSFIYDKWVETPIPVYLHIYLFNWTNPEQVRIKRVKPHFEEIGPFVYREEKIKEDVTWNSNKTVSFFGKRTWYFEPELSGAPIDVPITCPHIPSLAAAYTIRNKPRLVKFAFNRVLNNNGGALYATHTAGEWLFDAFYDELLDYAMKLNSSLSPPIDTNEFAWFLNRNGSKEFDGLFTIHTGQGNLRQMGEIKFWNGLNHTGYFDDECGRINGSTSDLWVPNRSHDEYITIYITDTCRIINLMPTAETKVAGIKAIKYETQPDTFDNGQRNTDMKCYCPKELQPNNCPATGATHMGSCTQDLPIFLSHPHFMYADESYAHKINGMEPNYDRHKFFITMEPKLGIPLQVNANVMVSLQVRNDSDITILHDINDFYAPLLTISSKAEVTDELASEIKVIQFIMI, encoded by the exons AtgtgttgtagttgttgtggtgTGCTTCAGCAAAAGATTTGGCTTTTTCTAACAGCCACAATATTTTTAGCGTCGGGGCTAATTTTGGTTATTTCTTGGCGAGATTTTGCCACAAATTATATCTACAAA ATTCTTCCACTCACTGCCGGTTCTTTTATTTACGACAAATGGGTAGAAACACCAATACCGGTGTACCTGCATATATACCTTTTTAACTGGACAAACCCTGAACAAGTGCGTATCAAGAGGGTGAAGCCACATTTCGAAGAAATTGGTCCATTTGTTTATagagaagaaaaaattaaagaagatGTAACATGGAATTCAAATAAAACTGTTTCTTTTTTTGGAAAACGAACATGGTATTTTGAACCGGAACTATCTGGTGCACCAATAGATGTTCCAATTACTTGTCCACACATTCCTTCCTTG GCCGCCGCTTACACAATACGCAATAAACCAAGACTCGTAAAATTTGCATTCAATCGTGTACTTAACAACAATGGCGGGGCATTATATGCAACACATACAGCCGGCGAATGGCTTTTTGATGCCTTCTATGACGAACTTTTAGATTATGCTATGAAACTGAATAGCTCGCTATCTCCACCTATTGATACCAATGAATTTGCGTGGTTTCTAAATCGTAACGGTTCTAAAGAGTTCGATGGTCTTTTCACCATACACACCGGCCAAGGTAACTTAAGACAAATGGGTGAAATTAAATTTTGGAACGGTTTAAATCACACCGGGTATTTTGATGATGAATGTGGACGTATAAACGGCAGTACGTCCGATTTGTGGGTGCCAAATCGTAGTCACGATGAatatattactatatatataaccgacaCATGCCGCATAATCAATCTGATGCCCACTGCTGAGACAAAAGTTGCAGGCATTAAAGCAATCAAATATGAAACCCAACCAGATACTTTTGATAATGGACAACGTAATACGGATATGAAATGTTATTGCCCAAAAGAATTACAACCCAACAATTGTCCTGCTACAGGCGCAACACATATGGGTTCATGCACTCAAGATCTTCCTATTTTTTTATCACATCCACattttatgtatgcggatgaGAGTTATGCCCATAAGATCAATGGTATGGAGCCAAATTATGATAGGCATAAATTTTTTATCACAATGGAACCAAAATTGGGCATACCGCTGCAGGTGAACGCAAATGTGATGGTTAGCTTGCAAGTGAGAAATGATAGCGATATCAC CATTCTACATGATATAAATGACTTCTACGCACCACTTCTTACTATATCCAGCAAAGCTGAAGTTACTGATGAGCTCGCAAGTGAAATAAAAGTAATACAATTTATCATGATATAA